A genomic region of Alistipes megaguti contains the following coding sequences:
- a CDS encoding efflux RND transporter periplasmic adaptor subunit — MRHILCYLLLPLLAGGCSRRGASVATAPRPVKVTTAAAAHTLEKDFAGLATPDDAVTLAFKLSGQVLRVAVSKGERVERGALLAELDPRDVELQATATRSAYEEARSVRERMQRLLSHEAVSRQEAEAADTRYAQARSTYENTLDLLDETRLKAPFAGVIERTYVDNFERVQAGQSIVRLVNPVTTTVQFTLPESALDALRDTTTRFVVRFDNYRGVTIPARLKDYAQTSSDASGFPVSLRLENPDPSRWRISPGMSCTITMQSADPVADAVSLPLTAVCAPAEGGTYVWIVGAADRVTRRAVTLGELFGRDRVVIDRGVQPGERVVTAGVYRLTEGEEVRILN; from the coding sequence ATGCGCCACATTCTCTGTTATCTGCTTTTGCCGCTGCTGGCCGGCGGGTGTTCACGCCGCGGAGCGTCGGTAGCGACGGCTCCGCGTCCGGTGAAGGTCACCACGGCGGCTGCGGCCCACACCCTGGAAAAGGATTTTGCCGGTCTGGCCACGCCGGACGATGCCGTCACGCTGGCCTTCAAACTCTCGGGTCAGGTGCTGCGCGTGGCCGTATCGAAGGGCGAACGGGTCGAACGGGGGGCGTTGCTGGCCGAACTCGATCCGCGGGATGTCGAACTGCAGGCCACGGCGACGCGTTCGGCCTACGAGGAGGCGCGTTCGGTGCGTGAGCGCATGCAGCGGCTGCTGTCGCACGAGGCCGTTTCGCGGCAGGAGGCCGAGGCGGCCGACACACGCTACGCCCAGGCGCGGTCGACCTACGAGAATACGCTCGACCTGCTGGACGAAACCCGTCTGAAGGCCCCCTTCGCCGGGGTGATCGAGCGTACGTACGTCGACAATTTCGAGCGGGTGCAGGCCGGACAGTCGATCGTGCGGCTGGTCAATCCCGTGACGACGACCGTGCAGTTCACCCTGCCCGAGAGTGCGCTGGATGCGCTGCGCGACACGACGACGCGCTTCGTGGTGCGTTTCGACAACTACCGCGGGGTGACGATCCCCGCCCGGCTGAAGGATTACGCCCAGACCTCGTCCGACGCCTCGGGATTTCCGGTGTCGCTGCGGCTGGAGAATCCCGATCCGTCGCGGTGGCGCATCTCGCCCGGCATGTCGTGCACGATTACGATGCAGAGTGCCGATCCGGTGGCGGATGCCGTGTCGCTGCCGCTGACGGCGGTCTGCGCCCCGGCCGAGGGCGGGACCTACGTCTGGATCGTGGGTGCGGCCGACCGGGTGACGCGGCGGGCCGTGACTCTGGGCGAGCTTTTCGGTCGCGACCGTGTGGTGATCGACCGCGGCGTGCAGCCCGGCGAGCGGGTCGTCACGGCGGGGGTCTACCGCCTGACGGAGGGCGAAGAGGTACGGATTCTCAACTGA
- a CDS encoding BT_3928 family protein, giving the protein MRGTRTFKIVANICRLILACTFILSGFTKVIDPWGTALKVSEYLSIYGMEWLDPAAMTFSIWLCGAELMMGCMLLFKVRIRLISIFAVLSMTFFTVLTLLSATVLPVEDCGCFGDALRLTPWETFAKNVVLLPMALVVWWRYRPDKVFAFKPMEIVLTCTFFCLSMYLGYYCYIHLPLIDFLPYKVGVNIHEAMQAPDETPDESETVLVYRNRATGEEREFSLEDPEWQDDTKWEWVDTRTTSDVPSVRPLVSEFALRDAAGRDATLEVITRPGRLYMLCVTDFERQSKRCTRRMAELVERARSEGAWVVCLTPDLLHGAMTHDFGAGGVPCYNIDASTMKTMLRAECGLVTLDDGTITAKQNCRDIRP; this is encoded by the coding sequence ATGAGAGGGACGCGAACATTCAAGATTGTGGCGAACATCTGCCGGCTCATTCTGGCCTGCACGTTCATCCTGTCGGGTTTCACGAAGGTGATCGACCCGTGGGGCACGGCACTCAAGGTGAGCGAATACCTCTCGATCTACGGCATGGAGTGGCTCGATCCGGCGGCCATGACCTTCTCGATCTGGTTGTGCGGCGCCGAACTGATGATGGGCTGCATGCTGTTGTTCAAGGTGCGTATCCGGCTGATTTCGATCTTTGCGGTGCTGTCGATGACCTTCTTTACGGTGCTGACGCTGCTGAGCGCCACGGTGCTTCCGGTCGAGGATTGCGGTTGCTTCGGCGATGCACTGCGGTTGACGCCATGGGAGACCTTTGCCAAGAATGTCGTGCTGCTGCCCATGGCGCTGGTGGTGTGGTGGCGTTACCGCCCGGACAAGGTCTTTGCCTTCAAACCCATGGAGATCGTGCTGACCTGCACGTTCTTCTGCCTGTCGATGTATCTGGGCTACTACTGTTACATTCACCTGCCGCTGATCGACTTCCTGCCCTACAAGGTGGGGGTGAACATCCACGAGGCGATGCAGGCTCCGGACGAGACTCCGGACGAATCGGAGACGGTGCTCGTCTACCGCAACCGGGCGACGGGTGAGGAGCGGGAGTTCTCGCTGGAGGATCCCGAGTGGCAGGACGATACGAAGTGGGAGTGGGTCGATACGCGCACGACGAGCGATGTACCGTCCGTCCGTCCGCTGGTGAGTGAGTTTGCGCTGCGTGATGCCGCAGGTCGCGACGCCACGCTGGAGGTGATCACCCGCCCGGGGAGGCTCTACATGCTCTGCGTGACGGATTTCGAGCGGCAGTCGAAGCGTTGCACCCGCCGGATGGCCGAACTGGTCGAGCGGGCCCGCAGCGAAGGTGCGTGGGTGGTCTGCCTGACCCCCGACCTGCTCCACGGGGCGATGACGCACGATTTCGGTGCGGGCGGGGTGCCCTGCTACAACATCGACGCCTCGACGATGAAGACCATGCTGCGGGCCGAATGCGGACTGGTGACGCTCGACGACGGCACCATCACGGCTAAGCAGAACTGTCGCGATATTCGTCCGTAG
- a CDS encoding thymidylate kinase has translation MFIVLEGLDGAGKSTQIGMLRQLFAERGVESEYVHFPRFDAPVYGDLIARFLRGEFGGVDEVNPYLVALLYAGDRAEAAGMIRGWLAAGRAVILDRYVWSNVGYQCAKLPAGEERDRLARWILDLEFGHNALPCPDVSLFLDVPFAFTERKLAETREGADRDYLHGGRDIHEDALDLQRRVREVYLSMAARDAKLRVVECGDSSGAMESPERIFEKIRGVLAPIIDAR, from the coding sequence ATGTTCATCGTACTCGAAGGTCTGGACGGGGCCGGCAAGTCGACCCAGATCGGGATGCTGCGCCAACTCTTTGCGGAGCGTGGCGTGGAGAGCGAATACGTTCATTTCCCGCGTTTCGATGCGCCGGTCTACGGCGATCTGATCGCTCGTTTTCTCAGGGGTGAGTTCGGGGGTGTGGACGAGGTGAACCCCTATCTGGTGGCGCTGCTCTACGCCGGCGACCGGGCCGAGGCCGCCGGGATGATCCGCGGCTGGCTGGCTGCGGGCCGGGCTGTGATTCTCGACCGTTACGTCTGGTCGAACGTCGGTTACCAGTGTGCGAAACTTCCGGCCGGAGAGGAGCGTGACCGTCTGGCGCGGTGGATCCTCGACTTGGAGTTCGGCCACAATGCGCTGCCGTGTCCCGACGTGTCGCTCTTCCTCGATGTTCCCTTCGCCTTCACCGAGCGCAAACTCGCCGAGACGCGCGAGGGTGCCGACCGCGACTACCTCCACGGCGGGCGCGACATCCACGAGGATGCCCTCGATCTGCAGCGCCGCGTGCGCGAGGTCTACCTCTCGATGGCGGCGCGCGATGCGAAACTGCGCGTCGTGGAGTGCGGCGATTCGAGCGGTGCGATGGAGAGCCCGGAACGTATCTTTGAAAAAATCCGCGGGGTGCTGGCCCCGATAATCGACGCACGATGA
- a CDS encoding SufS family cysteine desulfurase — MGTKERFDVEKIRGEFPILGEKVYGKPLIYLDSGATAQKPQQVLERIDWLNRHLNANIHRGVHLLSEQATELYEEARRRIADFIGAAEKEEVVFTAGATASLNTVAYAWGDTFVGAGDNIVVSEMEHHSNLVPWQLVAQRRGAELRMLPIDDRGALRTDLLPTLIDERTCVVAVTQASNTLGTRPDLRPVIEAAHAVGAVAVVDGCQGVVHGGVDVRALDCDFYAFSGHKLYGPTGIGVLYGKRELLERMPPFFGGGDMVDRVTFARTTYAPVPLKFEAGTANFIGAIGLGEAIRFLSRFDAAEIEAHETMLRQRAEERLSAIPGLRIYGETADKCGIVSFNIEGAHHYDVGMILDKLGIAVRTGHHCAEPVMDHFGITGMCRVSLALYNTASEIDALAAGVERAVRMLRN, encoded by the coding sequence ATGGGGACAAAGGAGAGATTCGATGTCGAAAAGATACGCGGGGAGTTTCCGATCCTTGGGGAGAAGGTCTACGGCAAGCCGTTGATCTACCTCGACAGCGGCGCTACGGCCCAGAAGCCGCAGCAGGTGCTGGAGCGGATCGACTGGCTCAACCGCCACCTGAATGCCAACATCCATCGGGGCGTTCATCTGCTTTCGGAGCAGGCCACGGAGCTCTACGAAGAGGCGCGTCGGCGCATTGCCGACTTCATCGGTGCGGCCGAGAAGGAGGAGGTGGTCTTTACGGCCGGCGCCACGGCGTCGCTCAATACGGTGGCCTACGCCTGGGGCGATACGTTCGTCGGGGCGGGGGACAACATCGTGGTGAGCGAGATGGAGCATCATTCGAATCTGGTGCCGTGGCAGCTGGTGGCCCAGCGGCGGGGTGCCGAGTTGCGGATGCTCCCGATCGACGACCGGGGGGCGCTGCGCACGGATCTGCTCCCGACGCTCATCGACGAGCGCACGTGCGTGGTGGCCGTTACGCAGGCATCGAATACGCTGGGCACGCGGCCCGACCTGCGGCCCGTCATCGAGGCGGCCCACGCCGTGGGAGCCGTTGCGGTGGTCGACGGCTGTCAGGGGGTGGTCCACGGCGGCGTCGACGTACGGGCGCTGGATTGCGACTTTTACGCCTTCTCGGGCCACAAACTCTACGGCCCGACGGGCATCGGCGTCCTGTACGGCAAACGGGAACTGCTCGAACGGATGCCGCCCTTCTTCGGCGGAGGTGACATGGTCGACCGGGTGACCTTTGCCCGTACGACCTACGCTCCGGTTCCGCTGAAGTTCGAGGCCGGCACGGCCAATTTCATCGGGGCCATCGGGCTGGGCGAGGCCATCCGGTTCCTTTCGCGGTTCGACGCCGCGGAGATCGAGGCCCACGAGACGATGCTGCGGCAGCGGGCCGAGGAGCGCCTTTCGGCCATCCCGGGGCTGCGCATCTACGGAGAGACGGCGGACAAATGCGGCATCGTGTCGTTCAACATCGAGGGGGCCCACCATTACGACGTGGGGATGATCCTCGACAAACTGGGTATCGCCGTCCGGACGGGGCACCACTGTGCCGAACCGGTCATGGACCATTTCGGCATCACGGGCATGTGCCGCGTGTCGCTGGCGCTGTACAATACGGCGTCGGAGATCGACGCATTGGCCGCCGGCGTCGAGCGTGCCGTCCGCATGCTGCGCAACTGA
- a CDS encoding SufD family Fe-S cluster assembly protein gives MERILEIIGGLRKVGPELFRVETPIPQAYAAADPDHLRVELTAGAAAQLVVLHTKAGVARLDVELAEGAQLDLTEIFLGETFAEIALRQGERSCCRVTTVELSSANASYRIDLNGRGASNELNGVFLATEKEHCVVRLHTAHNVPDCTSVSCIKGVADDEAVGEFLGLVYVAPDAQRTDARQQSRNVLLSEKARIETMPQLEIYADDVKCSHGATVGQMDSEAILYMRQRGLSEAQARALQIEGFVGDIVRRCGVEPLGEALMRLAAAKLER, from the coding sequence ATGGAGCGGATTCTGGAGATTATCGGCGGGTTGCGCAAGGTGGGTCCGGAACTTTTCCGGGTCGAGACGCCGATACCGCAGGCCTATGCGGCGGCGGATCCCGACCACCTGCGGGTGGAGCTCACGGCCGGGGCTGCGGCGCAACTGGTGGTGCTCCATACGAAGGCGGGCGTTGCGCGGCTTGACGTCGAACTGGCCGAAGGGGCGCAACTGGACCTGACGGAGATTTTTCTGGGAGAGACTTTTGCTGAAATAGCCCTTCGGCAGGGAGAGCGGAGCTGTTGCCGCGTGACGACGGTCGAACTGTCGAGCGCCAACGCCTCGTACCGCATCGACCTGAACGGCCGCGGAGCCTCGAACGAGCTCAACGGCGTCTTCCTCGCTACGGAGAAGGAGCATTGCGTGGTACGGCTTCACACGGCGCACAACGTCCCCGACTGCACGAGCGTCTCGTGCATCAAGGGAGTGGCCGATGACGAGGCGGTGGGCGAGTTCTTGGGACTGGTCTACGTGGCGCCCGACGCCCAGCGGACGGATGCGCGGCAGCAGAGCCGCAACGTGCTGCTGAGCGAGAAGGCCCGTATCGAGACGATGCCGCAGCTGGAGATCTATGCCGACGACGTGAAGTGTTCGCACGGTGCGACGGTCGGGCAGATGGATTCGGAAGCGATCCTCTACATGCGGCAGCGCGGCCTGAGCGAAGCGCAGGCCCGGGCCCTTCAGATCGAGGGCTTCGTGGGAGACATCGTGCGTCGGTGCGGTGTCGAGCCGCTGGGTGAGGCACTCATGCGGCTGGCCGCTGCGAAGCTGGAGCGGTAG
- the sufC gene encoding Fe-S cluster assembly ATPase SufC, with protein sequence MLSVKNLHATVDGKEILRGINLEVKAGEVHAIMGPNGSGKSTLASVLAGNEKFTVTEGSVEFLGHDLLAMSIEDRARLGLFLGFQYPVEIPGVTMANFMKMAVNEQRKYRGEEPLSAAEFLHLMKEKSAVVELSSKLTSRAVNEGFSGGEKKKNEIFQMAMLDPKLAILDETDSGLDIDALRIVATGVTKLHTAENATVVITHYQRLLDYIVPDVVHVLYKGRIIYTGDKTLALKLEREGYDWLINQYDK encoded by the coding sequence ATGCTAAGCGTAAAAAATCTACACGCGACGGTTGATGGCAAGGAGATCCTGCGGGGCATCAACCTCGAGGTGAAGGCCGGTGAGGTGCACGCCATCATGGGGCCGAACGGTTCGGGCAAGTCGACGCTGGCCTCGGTGCTGGCCGGCAACGAGAAGTTTACGGTCACCGAGGGCTCCGTGGAGTTTCTGGGTCACGACCTGCTCGCGATGTCGATCGAGGATCGGGCGCGGCTGGGGTTGTTCCTCGGCTTCCAGTATCCGGTGGAGATTCCCGGGGTGACGATGGCCAACTTCATGAAGATGGCCGTCAACGAGCAGCGCAAGTACCGCGGCGAGGAGCCGCTGTCGGCCGCGGAGTTCCTGCACCTGATGAAGGAGAAGAGCGCCGTGGTCGAGCTGTCGTCGAAACTCACGTCGCGGGCCGTGAACGAGGGTTTCTCGGGCGGTGAGAAGAAGAAGAACGAGATCTTCCAGATGGCGATGCTCGATCCGAAGCTGGCCATCCTGGACGAGACCGACTCGGGACTGGATATCGACGCGCTGCGGATCGTAGCCACGGGCGTTACGAAGCTCCATACGGCGGAGAACGCCACGGTGGTCATCACGCACTACCAGCGGCTGCTGGATTACATTGTGCCCGACGTGGTGCACGTGCTCTACAAGGGGCGGATCATCTATACGGGAGACAAGACGCTGGCGCTGAAACTCGAACGGGAGGGCTACGACTGGCTGATCAACCAATACGACAAGTGA
- a CDS encoding flavodoxin family protein yields the protein MKVVVLNGSPRRSGLVSRMLDEVIAGMPEGVEVERFFVHDLTVRPCCGCMKCRSLHRCVLAEDDAHRVAEALRGADALVVGSPCYWGGMSGELKVLFDRMVYALMEDREGGLPVPLHKGKRAVMVATCNTAWPFNVWFHQTSGVFRSLREIFRWSGFRVVGTLGKGGCRKHPELTAREVSKCRRLGGKLCRA from the coding sequence ATGAAAGTCGTTGTTTTGAACGGAAGCCCGCGCCGCAGCGGACTGGTGTCGCGGATGCTCGACGAGGTGATTGCCGGAATGCCCGAAGGGGTTGAGGTGGAGCGCTTCTTCGTTCACGATCTGACCGTCAGACCGTGCTGCGGATGTATGAAATGCCGGTCGTTGCACCGGTGTGTGCTGGCCGAGGACGATGCGCACCGCGTGGCGGAGGCCCTTCGCGGGGCAGATGCGCTGGTGGTAGGGTCGCCCTGCTACTGGGGCGGCATGAGCGGCGAGTTGAAGGTGCTGTTCGATCGAATGGTTTATGCGCTGATGGAGGACCGGGAGGGAGGATTGCCCGTTCCGTTGCACAAGGGGAAACGGGCGGTGATGGTGGCCACATGCAATACGGCCTGGCCGTTCAACGTGTGGTTCCACCAGACGAGCGGGGTTTTCCGCTCGCTGCGGGAGATTTTCCGCTGGAGCGGCTTCCGGGTTGTCGGGACGCTGGGCAAGGGCGGCTGCCGGAAGCATCCGGAGCTGACGGCCCGGGAGGTTTCGAAATGCCGGAGACTGGGCGGAAAGCTCTGCCGGGCGTAG
- the sufB gene encoding Fe-S cluster assembly protein SufB: MAENEKEILENLGEQEYKYGFTSAIETETIGKGLSEEVVRLISAKKGEPEWMTERRVAAYRHWLTLEPPTWAHLRIPEIDFQDIIYYAAPKARKKLGSMDEVDPELKRTFDKLGIPLEEQMALSGVAVDAVMDSVSVKTTFKETLAEKGIIFCSISEALRDHPDLVRKYLGSVVPYTDNFYAALNAAVFSDGSFCYIPKGVRCPMELSTYFRINAAGTGQFERTLIVADEGAYVSYLEGCTAPQRDENQLHAAVVEIVVERDAEVKYSTVQNWYPGDREGRGGVYNFVTKRGLCRENARLSWTQVETGSAITWKYPSCILAGDNSVGEFYSVAMTNNCQQADTGTKMIHIGRNTRSRIVSKGISAGQSENSYRGLVRVARGAEHARNYSQCDSLLIGDRCGAHTFPVIDSRNRTAVVEHEATTSKISDDQLFYCNQRGLSTEDAVGLIVNGYAREVLAKLPMEFAVEAQKLLALQLEGTVG; the protein is encoded by the coding sequence ATGGCAGAGAACGAAAAAGAGATACTGGAAAACCTCGGAGAACAGGAATACAAGTACGGCTTTACCTCGGCGATCGAGACCGAAACCATCGGCAAGGGGCTCTCGGAAGAGGTCGTGCGGCTGATCTCCGCCAAGAAGGGCGAACCGGAGTGGATGACCGAGCGCCGTGTGGCGGCCTACCGCCACTGGCTGACGCTGGAGCCCCCGACGTGGGCACATCTCAGGATCCCGGAGATCGACTTTCAGGATATCATCTACTACGCGGCGCCGAAGGCCCGCAAGAAGCTGGGTTCGATGGACGAAGTCGACCCCGAATTGAAACGCACGTTCGACAAGCTGGGCATTCCGCTCGAGGAGCAGATGGCGCTGTCGGGGGTGGCCGTCGATGCGGTGATGGACTCCGTGTCGGTGAAGACCACCTTCAAGGAGACACTGGCCGAGAAGGGGATCATCTTCTGCTCGATTTCGGAGGCACTGCGCGACCACCCCGATCTGGTGCGGAAGTACCTCGGAAGCGTCGTCCCCTACACGGACAACTTCTACGCCGCGCTGAACGCCGCGGTCTTCTCCGACGGCTCGTTCTGCTACATCCCGAAGGGGGTGCGGTGCCCGATGGAGCTGTCGACCTACTTCCGCATCAATGCCGCCGGGACGGGGCAGTTCGAGCGGACGCTGATCGTGGCCGACGAGGGTGCCTACGTGAGCTACCTCGAGGGGTGCACGGCTCCGCAGCGTGACGAGAACCAGCTGCACGCTGCCGTGGTGGAGATCGTCGTCGAGCGCGACGCCGAGGTGAAGTACTCGACGGTGCAGAACTGGTACCCGGGCGACCGGGAGGGGCGCGGCGGCGTCTACAACTTCGTGACCAAGCGCGGTCTGTGCCGCGAGAACGCACGGCTGTCGTGGACGCAGGTCGAAACGGGTTCGGCCATCACGTGGAAATATCCGAGCTGCATTCTGGCCGGTGACAACTCGGTCGGGGAGTTCTATTCGGTGGCGATGACCAACAACTGCCAGCAGGCCGATACCGGCACGAAGATGATCCACATCGGCCGCAACACGCGCAGCCGGATCGTCTCGAAGGGCATCTCGGCCGGACAGAGCGAGAACTCCTACCGCGGGCTGGTGCGCGTGGCCAGGGGGGCGGAGCATGCGCGAAACTACTCGCAGTGCGATTCGTTGCTGATCGGTGACCGGTGCGGTGCCCACACCTTCCCGGTGATCGACAGCCGCAACCGCACGGCGGTGGTCGAACACGAGGCCACGACGTCGAAGATTTCGGACGACCAGCTTTTCTACTGCAACCAGCGCGGGCTGTCGACCGAGGATGCCGTGGGGCTGATCGTCAACGGCTACGCGCGGGAGGTGCTGGCGAAGCTGCCGATGGAGTTTGCCGTCGAGGCGCAGAAACTGCTGGCCCTGCAACTGGAGGGCACGGTGGGATAA